In Felis catus isolate Fca126 chromosome A3, F.catus_Fca126_mat1.0, whole genome shotgun sequence, a single genomic region encodes these proteins:
- the TSPYL6 gene encoding LOW QUALITY PROTEIN: testis-specific Y-encoded-like protein 6 (The sequence of the model RefSeq protein was modified relative to this genomic sequence to represent the inferred CDS: inserted 2 bases in 1 codon; deleted 1 base in 1 codon; substituted 4 bases at 4 genomic stop codons): MQQKNGEKTRTPLGEEERAGVVEEKPGGEEMEAVEENKVVNXVKVKGGPWSLNVALHMSSVEAASQPEMDTNAQADRAILXVEHKFGKVWQHYLEQRNYIIQNIPSFWVRAFWNHPQLSILIRGQEAXMFKYITNMEVKGFRYPRMGCKFKFFFLRNPXCRDKLTVKEYEVRTPSQVMSLATPXSRLHKNQDVICSFIAWFSDHNLPESDRIAEIIKENLWPNPLEYYLLHESARKARLGQIRKPVEISLSSKVINLTLENTPIQDPLPFPAGPVLWQQHWKYNLNNLVSSEAEDFRDCRLHGKITYKKFVALIILTIYPGNNLANDRSLFLNSKNTCEISL, translated from the exons atgcaacagaaaaatggggagaagactcGGACACCTC TGGGTGAGGAAGAGAGGGCTGGAGTGGTGGAGGAGAAGCCAGGAGGTGAAGAAATGGAAGCAGTGGAGGAAAACAAAGTGGTAAATTAGGTGAAAGTCAAGGGAGGTCCCTGGTCCCTGAATGTGGCTCTCCACATGAGCTCCGTGGAGGCC GCCAGCCAGCCAGAAATGGACACGAATGCTCAGGCTGACAGAGCCATACTGTAGGTGGAGCACAAATTTGGGAAGGTATGGCAACACTACCTAGAGCAGAGGAACTACATCATTCAGAATATCCCCAGCTTCTGGGTCAGGGCCTTTTGGAACCACCCACAGCTGTCCATCCTGATTAGAGGCCAAGAAGCATAGATGTTTAAGTACATAACCAATATGGAGGTGAAGGGCTTCAGATACCCTAGGATGGGCTGCAAGttcaagtttttctttctaagaaaCCCATAGTGCAGAGACAAGCTCACTGTCAAGGAATATGAGGTTAGAACTCCCAGCCAAGTGATGTCTCTTGCCACTCC ATCAAGACTTCATAAGAATCAAGACGTCATCTGCAGCTTCATTGCCTGGTTTTCAGACCACAACCTCCCAGAGTCTGACAGAATTGCTGAGATTATCAAAGAGAACCTCTGGCCAAATCCACTTGAATACTACCTATTGCATGAAAGTGCCCGTAAAGCTAGACTTGGCCAGATAAGGAAGCCAGTAGAGATCTCCTTGAGTTCCAAAGTGATTAACCTCACCCTTGAAAATACTCCCATACAAGATCCCCTACCATTTCCTGCTGGACCTGTGCTTTGGCAACAGCACTGG AAATACAATTTGAATAACTTGGTCTCATCAGAGGCTGAAGACTTCAGAGATTGTCGTCTTCATGGGAAAATTACCTACAAAAAATTTGTGGCCCTGATTATCTTGACAATTTACCCTGGTAACAACCTAGCAAATGATAGATCGCTTTTCCTAAACAGCAAAAATACTTGTGAGATTTCTCTGTAA